The stretch of DNA TACCCCAACACGATCCCGACGATCCCCACCACGAGGGCAGCGGTGGCGAGTCCGTTCTTGCGGGGCGGCGGGACCGGCTGCGGTGCCGACGGACGCGACTCCGGCGGGTACCAGAGGGTGTCGCTCGCCTGCCACCAACCCATCGCACCGGGTGGGGGCTGTGGCCTTCCCCCAGCGGTCGGCCCCTGAGTCGCCATCCACGCCTCCTCGGGGTACAGGCTGTGGTCAAACAAGACAATCTACCCTCGATGCCGGACGAGGGTCAGGGCGACGCGGAGCCGATTGCGGCGGAGCTACCCAACGAAGCCGCCTCGAGCGCGGCCGTGGCCGCCTCCCGGGAGGAGTGACCCCGGGCGATCAAGGCGTCACGGAGCGCTCCCTCACGTCGGCAACTCGACACGTCGGTCGCGCGACGACCCCGGCATTCGGGTCGGCGTTGGGCACCTCCTCCATCAACGCGCTGCTCGTGGTCGCCCATTCCACCGTCTCGCCTGGTGCCACGTCGTCGACCTGCGCGGACGGGAAGGTGCGACGTCCGTCCACGGAGCCGACCTCGAGTTCGATGTCGAAGCTGCGGCGGTCATCGCCGTTGTTGGTGAGGGTTCCCTCCACGCGCGCGAAGCCATCGTCGCCCGGAATGCAGTCGACGGTGTGTGAGTAGTCCACTTTGTGGCCTCTGGGGGACGGCGGTCTGTCGACGGCCTGCGCCGTTTGGTCGTGCGTGGCGGACGCGTCGTCACTGGACTCGTCGGTGTCGGTGGCGAAGATCCAGACGACGGCGACGCAGAACGCCAGACCGATCACGGTGGCGAGCCCACCCAGAATCGAGCCCACAATCGCCTTGGTACGCCCCGGTAGTGCCGGGTCCTCGGTCGTCCGTCGGTAGCCCGTGACACCGAGAACGATGGCGGGCGGACCGAGTGCGAATCCGAAGTTCGGCAGCACGATCCCGACGACCCCCAGCACGAGTGCGCTACTCGCGCGGCTGTTCGTAGCGTGCGGGGAGCGCGACTCGGGCGGATACCAGAGGGTGTCGCTCGCCTGCCACCAGCCCACTGCACCGGGCGGCGGCTGTGGCAGTCCTCCGACG from Acidimicrobiia bacterium encodes:
- a CDS encoding DUF4190 domain-containing protein, which gives rise to MTTQGPIVGGLPQPPPGAVGWWQASDTLWYPPESRSPHATNSRASSALVLGVVGIVLPNFGFALGPPAIVLGVTGYRRTTEDPALPGRTKAIVGSILGGLATVIGLAFCVAVVWIFATDTDESSDDASATHDQTAQAVDRPPSPRGHKVDYSHTVDCIPGDDGFARVEGTLTNNGDDRRSFDIELEVGSVDGRRTFPSAQVDDVAPGETVEWATTSSALMEEVPNADPNAGVVARPTCRVADVRERSVTP